A stretch of the Bdellovibrio sp. 22V genome encodes the following:
- a CDS encoding cyclic nucleotide-binding domain-containing protein, with the protein MKIEKEQVQLQAFQLTSSGDGGVLTLLSSRKNFRLNSLQTSYLDVLRNSGSIEGLIQFFLGQGWLVSFRELYQLLDFLVSEGILLNPSFREYFLKFAPQNLQFSNSTFETKMQTGSLNPQDLPFFRSLEPELAKFLLKGAEKFSVPAQMRITQTGKMERDLFIMMKGQAAIYRVMDEKHRQMISLLNSGAIFGERGFLLNQPRSADVITTLPSEILRVRYLPEFDQLIKSEKAQSLQHRFWVLQALQSSAFFKNLPSDSLDSLIFSGRMVQAPAHQVLFQEGQHGNTCYILIQGNVVISQRGKNINVLGQGSAFGEISLLMSGGQRTATVTTQQNSVLLEIQQTDFYRVLSQNLILAKEIESLAAQRLQNDTTRR; encoded by the coding sequence ATGAAGATTGAAAAAGAGCAGGTCCAGCTTCAGGCGTTTCAACTCACTTCCTCCGGCGACGGAGGCGTCCTGACTCTATTGTCTTCCCGTAAAAACTTTCGCTTAAACAGTCTGCAGACTTCTTATCTAGATGTGCTTCGCAATTCGGGCAGCATCGAAGGTCTTATTCAGTTTTTTCTGGGGCAAGGATGGCTTGTCAGCTTTCGCGAGCTCTATCAGCTTTTGGATTTCCTCGTGAGCGAAGGAATTCTGCTAAATCCTTCTTTTCGCGAGTACTTTCTGAAGTTTGCTCCGCAGAATCTGCAATTTTCTAATTCCACTTTCGAAACAAAGATGCAAACGGGCTCTCTCAACCCGCAAGATTTGCCGTTCTTTCGCTCTTTGGAACCGGAGCTTGCGAAGTTTCTTTTAAAAGGGGCTGAAAAGTTTTCCGTGCCCGCGCAAATGCGGATCACGCAAACAGGAAAAATGGAGCGCGATCTTTTCATAATGATGAAAGGGCAAGCTGCGATTTACCGCGTGATGGATGAAAAGCACCGTCAGATGATTTCGCTTTTAAATAGCGGCGCGATTTTTGGTGAGCGTGGATTTCTTTTGAATCAACCTCGTTCAGCCGACGTGATCACAACCCTGCCGTCGGAAATTTTGCGTGTTCGTTACTTGCCGGAATTTGATCAACTGATCAAATCTGAAAAAGCACAAAGCTTGCAACATCGTTTCTGGGTTTTGCAGGCTTTGCAATCCTCCGCGTTTTTTAAAAATCTTCCCAGTGACAGTCTGGACAGTTTGATTTTCTCAGGCCGCATGGTGCAGGCGCCAGCGCACCAAGTCTTGTTTCAAGAGGGACAACACGGCAACACCTGTTACATCCTCATCCAGGGCAACGTTGTAATCAGCCAACGAGGAAAAAATATCAACGTCCTGGGCCAGGGCTCCGCTTTCGGAGAAATCTCACTCCTCATGAGCGGCGGCCAAAGAACCGCCACCGTCACCACACAACAAAACTCAGTCCTTCTCGAAATCCAACAAACCGATTTCTACCGAGTCCTCTCCCAAAACCTTATCCTAGCAAAAGAAATCGAATCCCTAGCAGCCCAACGCCTCCAAAACGACACCACCCGCCGCTAA
- a CDS encoding glycosyltransferase family 9 protein: MAIKDCRHFNGYKPCAKNEHCDSSCSQMDIPQISILIVHLGALGAVVRSTSLLKAIKRKYPSSMITWVTDAPAHHLLKNHPAIDRVLTSKEEDLLQLGALEFEVGFVIDKSLKAIGIAKRTVIDQLYGFTANPRTGAIVPATPAAQELWELGLDNHKKFFVNQKAETQLMVEALELGEFQRDDYWLPLSATEEGEMALRRQQWLNARGKSILIGLNTGCSNVIAYKKLTVKYHRELIERILQDFPTAEIVLLGGPEDTERNQQIGHGLPVISSATESGLRDGLVSVAACDVVITGDSLGMHMAIAQKKQVIAWFGPTCAQEIDLYDRGTKILTKSPCSPCWKRTCEKTIMCYDQVSLEEIIHGLESSCANSLFGRPPSLNPASQEDSGSMATT; encoded by the coding sequence ATGGCCATAAAAGATTGTCGGCATTTTAACGGATACAAGCCTTGCGCGAAAAATGAACACTGCGATTCCTCATGTTCGCAAATGGATATCCCTCAGATTTCAATTTTGATTGTTCACTTAGGTGCGCTCGGAGCGGTGGTTCGCAGCACAAGTCTTTTAAAGGCCATTAAAAGAAAATATCCAAGTTCCATGATCACATGGGTGACGGATGCTCCGGCACATCATCTTCTCAAAAATCATCCGGCAATTGATCGCGTTCTAACAAGCAAGGAAGAAGATCTTTTACAGCTAGGTGCTTTAGAGTTTGAAGTCGGCTTTGTTATTGATAAATCCCTAAAGGCCATTGGTATCGCAAAAAGAACGGTGATTGATCAGTTGTATGGTTTTACGGCAAATCCTCGCACGGGGGCGATCGTGCCGGCGACTCCGGCGGCGCAAGAGCTGTGGGAGCTGGGTTTAGATAATCATAAAAAGTTTTTTGTGAATCAAAAAGCTGAAACGCAGTTGATGGTCGAAGCGTTGGAGCTCGGGGAGTTTCAACGTGACGACTATTGGTTGCCTCTTTCTGCGACGGAAGAAGGCGAGATGGCATTACGCCGTCAGCAGTGGTTGAATGCGCGCGGTAAAAGTATTCTGATTGGTCTGAATACAGGCTGCAGCAATGTGATTGCTTATAAGAAGCTCACGGTAAAGTATCATCGTGAACTTATTGAACGCATTCTTCAGGATTTTCCGACGGCAGAGATTGTCCTGCTCGGCGGCCCCGAAGACACGGAAAGAAACCAACAAATCGGCCACGGATTACCGGTCATTTCATCAGCGACCGAATCAGGATTGCGCGACGGACTTGTGAGTGTCGCTGCGTGTGATGTTGTTATTACCGGAGACAGTCTCGGAATGCACATGGCCATCGCTCAGAAAAAACAAGTGATTGCATGGTTCGGTCCGACCTGCGCGCAAGAGATTGATCTCTATGATCGAGGCACAAAAATACTCACAAAAAGCCCTTGCAGCCCGTGCTGGAAGAGGACTTGTGAAAAAACCATTATGTGCTACGATCAGGTCTCGTTAGAGGAAATTATTCATGGCCTTGAATCTAGTTGTGCAAACAGCCTTTTTGGGAGACCTCCTTCTCTCAATCCCGCTTCTCAAGAAGACTCGGGATCTATGGCCACAACATAA